The Hymenobacter sp. DG01 genome has a segment encoding these proteins:
- a CDS encoding outer membrane protein assembly factor BamD, with protein MLSFRPAFFVLLLSALLLGSCSGYQKLLKSTDVNKKYEAAIQYYDKGDYFKAGTLLEELNPLLKGRPEAEKAQFYFANTNFQQRNYTLSAYYFKTFYETYPNSQYAEESAFMQAKSLFRDSPDYQLDQTNTVAALEVIQDFLNRFPESRFRAETEGMSQELQKKLENKDFRAARLYYDLRYYQSAVTAFTGFQQQYPASGLAEQAAFYKLSAQYDLARESVEEKQRERYLEAISFYQNFVDAFPQSKSLKEAERMYENARDEVAKIKSAESTAAK; from the coding sequence ATGCTGTCTTTTCGCCCTGCCTTTTTTGTTCTGCTATTGAGCGCGTTGCTGCTCGGCTCCTGCTCCGGCTACCAGAAGCTGCTCAAGAGCACCGATGTGAACAAGAAGTATGAAGCCGCCATCCAGTATTATGACAAAGGCGACTACTTCAAGGCTGGCACCCTGCTTGAGGAGCTGAACCCCCTGCTGAAAGGGCGCCCCGAGGCCGAAAAAGCTCAGTTTTACTTTGCCAACACCAACTTTCAGCAGCGCAACTACACCCTGAGCGCCTACTACTTCAAGACGTTCTACGAAACTTACCCCAACTCGCAGTACGCCGAAGAATCGGCCTTTATGCAGGCCAAGTCGTTGTTCCGGGATTCGCCCGACTACCAGCTCGACCAGACCAATACGGTTGCTGCCCTGGAGGTGATTCAGGACTTTCTGAACCGCTTCCCCGAGAGCCGGTTCCGGGCCGAAACAGAGGGTATGTCGCAGGAGCTGCAGAAGAAGCTGGAGAACAAAGACTTCCGCGCTGCCCGTCTCTACTACGACCTGCGCTACTATCAGTCGGCCGTAACTGCTTTCACGGGCTTTCAGCAGCAGTACCCGGCTTCGGGCCTGGCCGAGCAGGCCGCCTTCTACAAGCTCAGTGCCCAGTATGACCTGGCCCGGGAAAGCGTGGAGGAAAAGCAGCGTGAGCGGTACCTGGAAGCCATTTCCTTCTACCAGAACTTTGTGGATGCCTTCCCGCAAAGCAAAAGCCTGAAGGAAGCGGAGCGCATGTACGAAAACGCCCGCGACGAAGTAGCCAAGATTAAATCTGCCGAATCGACGGCCGCCAAATAG
- a CDS encoding OstA-like protein — MSFLKPLFLFLLLLLPTLMWAQQRPAARPGAQPTPPQGQRIELLGAGQLQGGTFNGVEIRKLIGNVSFRQGTTLLYCDSAYQYTERNALEAFSNVRIIQNDTITITGDRGTYDGDTRKARMTGNVTMRDPRMTLTTQLLDYDLNQNLAYYSTGGHLQDPENTLDSQFGYYNTQSKVFSFKRNVKLVTKENNIDTDTLQYNTVSKIAYFFGPTRIRGKQGNLYAENGTYNTITKVSNFARNARIETPNYLLGGDKLFYDEARQYGVATGHVSMTSKKDNLVIRGDVGRYWRTQGRAKVYGSRPVMRNISNRDTLYLTADTLVSVEGRPPQNKAGVIYAYRKVAIFRADLQGRCDSLTYDRQDSVIYLSHDPVLWNQKNQLTADSIQIQQRRGQIDQMRLYGHAFSIGQDTLLNFNQVKGRYMVAYFRDKSIKKIDVLGNAESLYYALEGDTAVSGVNKSLSATMALRFAESKLQTISFLTNPEASFIPPNELKPEDAKLKDFRWRATERPTRRQTLGKHFALPAKPKKKAAPVRKKTTSTKNTKKAAPKKSASGKPKSTARPGQK, encoded by the coding sequence ATGTCGTTCCTGAAGCCTCTTTTTCTCTTTCTGCTCCTGCTGCTGCCTACCCTCATGTGGGCCCAGCAACGTCCGGCCGCCCGGCCCGGAGCCCAGCCTACCCCTCCGCAAGGTCAGCGCATTGAGTTGTTAGGCGCAGGCCAACTTCAAGGAGGGACCTTCAATGGCGTGGAGATTCGGAAGCTGATCGGCAACGTCAGCTTCCGGCAGGGTACTACGCTGCTTTACTGCGACTCGGCCTACCAGTACACGGAGCGCAATGCGTTGGAGGCCTTCAGCAACGTGCGCATTATTCAGAACGATACTATCACGATTACTGGCGACCGGGGCACGTATGATGGCGACACCCGCAAGGCCCGCATGACCGGCAACGTGACCATGCGCGACCCGCGCATGACGCTCACCACCCAGCTGCTCGACTACGACCTGAACCAGAACCTGGCCTATTACAGCACCGGTGGCCACCTCCAGGACCCCGAAAATACCCTCGATAGTCAGTTTGGCTACTACAACACCCAAAGCAAGGTGTTCAGCTTCAAGCGCAACGTGAAGCTGGTGACCAAAGAAAACAACATCGACACCGATACGCTGCAGTACAACACGGTCAGCAAGATTGCCTACTTCTTCGGGCCGACGCGCATCCGGGGCAAGCAGGGCAACCTCTACGCCGAAAACGGCACCTACAACACCATTACCAAGGTGTCCAATTTCGCCCGCAACGCCCGGATTGAGACGCCCAACTACCTGCTCGGCGGCGACAAGCTGTTCTACGACGAAGCCCGGCAGTACGGCGTAGCTACGGGCCACGTCTCGATGACCTCCAAGAAAGATAACCTTGTGATTCGGGGCGACGTGGGCCGCTACTGGCGCACGCAGGGCCGGGCCAAAGTGTACGGCAGCCGCCCTGTGATGCGCAATATCTCTAACCGGGATACGCTCTACCTCACCGCCGATACGCTGGTGAGCGTGGAGGGGCGCCCACCCCAGAACAAGGCCGGCGTCATCTATGCCTACCGCAAGGTGGCCATCTTCCGGGCCGATTTGCAGGGCCGCTGCGACTCACTGACCTACGACCGGCAGGACTCCGTCATCTACCTCAGCCACGACCCGGTGCTCTGGAACCAGAAAAACCAGCTCACCGCCGACTCCATCCAGATTCAGCAGCGCCGGGGCCAGATCGACCAGATGCGCCTGTACGGGCACGCCTTCAGCATCGGGCAGGATACCCTGCTCAATTTCAACCAAGTGAAGGGCCGCTACATGGTGGCTTACTTCCGCGACAAGTCGATAAAAAAAATTGACGTGCTTGGCAACGCCGAGAGCCTCTACTATGCTCTTGAGGGCGATACGGCCGTGTCGGGGGTCAATAAAAGCCTCTCGGCTACCATGGCCCTGCGCTTTGCGGAAAGCAAGCTGCAAACCATCAGCTTTCTGACCAATCCTGAAGCCAGCTTCATTCCGCCCAATGAGCTCAAGCCCGAAGATGCCAAGCTGAAAGACTTCCGGTGGCGGGCTACGGAACGCCCCACCCGCCGCCAGACGTTAGGCAAGCACTTTGCCCTGCCCGCCAAGCCCAAAAAGAAGGCCGCACCGGTCAGGAAAAAAACCACTTCCACCAAAAACACCAAAAAGGCCGCCCCGAAAAAATCAGCCTCTGGTAAACCAAAATCAACTGCCAGACCGGGGCAGAAATAA
- the tilS gene encoding tRNA lysidine(34) synthetase TilS: MLDRIQAYIQEHSLFSPTDKLLVAVSGGLDSVVLAHVLHKLCVEFAVAHCHFGLRAEEADADEQFVRKLAKQYEVPYFVEFFQTKKFAEQEGISTQMAARALRYEWFERIRQTQGLDYVATAHHQRDTAETMLLNLTHGTGLAGLHGIRPKTGHLVRPLLAVSKPDLYDYVVENRLIWREDASNDSPVYQRNRLRLEVLPVLRDINPSLDQTLSITAERVGGAEEIVRRYVEETAAQAQRTEPEATYLDIRMLQKTAATAVVLHELLRPFGFSYLVVKDIVQSFGAESGRRFESPTHLLVKDREQLVITPRNLQKFGTQQLQAGQEALKIDGLHLRTELLEITEGFEVPRGKAVAALDADALKFPLTVRAWQEGDWFMPIGMKGKKKLSDFLIDQKVPLNLKDNVQVLVSGDGKIAWVIGFRPDDRFKVTEETERVLVVKRM, translated from the coding sequence ATGCTCGACCGAATTCAAGCCTACATACAGGAACACTCCCTCTTCTCCCCTACCGATAAGCTGCTGGTAGCCGTCAGCGGCGGCCTCGACTCCGTGGTGCTCGCCCATGTGCTGCACAAGCTGTGCGTAGAGTTTGCCGTGGCGCACTGCCATTTTGGGCTGCGGGCCGAAGAAGCAGACGCCGACGAGCAGTTCGTGCGCAAGCTGGCCAAGCAGTACGAGGTGCCTTACTTCGTGGAGTTTTTCCAGACCAAGAAGTTTGCCGAGCAGGAAGGCATTTCGACCCAGATGGCGGCCCGCGCCCTGCGCTACGAGTGGTTTGAGCGCATCCGCCAGACTCAGGGCCTCGACTACGTTGCCACGGCTCACCACCAGCGCGACACGGCCGAAACCATGCTGCTCAACCTCACCCACGGCACCGGCCTGGCGGGTTTGCACGGTATTCGGCCCAAAACCGGCCACCTGGTGCGCCCCCTGCTGGCCGTGAGCAAGCCCGACCTCTACGACTACGTGGTAGAAAACCGCCTGATCTGGCGCGAAGATGCCTCCAACGACTCGCCGGTGTACCAGCGCAACCGCCTGCGCCTGGAGGTGCTACCCGTGCTGCGCGACATCAACCCCTCGCTCGATCAGACCCTGAGCATTACGGCTGAGCGCGTAGGCGGGGCCGAGGAAATTGTGCGCCGCTACGTGGAAGAAACCGCCGCCCAGGCCCAGCGCACCGAACCCGAGGCTACCTACCTAGACATCCGGATGCTGCAAAAAACGGCCGCTACGGCAGTGGTGCTGCACGAGCTGCTGCGGCCCTTCGGCTTCAGCTACTTGGTCGTGAAAGACATCGTGCAGAGCTTCGGGGCCGAGTCGGGCCGCCGGTTTGAGTCGCCGACGCACTTGCTGGTGAAGGACCGGGAGCAGCTGGTTATTACTCCGCGCAACCTCCAGAAGTTTGGCACCCAACAACTGCAGGCCGGGCAGGAAGCCCTCAAGATTGACGGCCTACACCTGCGCACCGAGCTGCTGGAAATAACCGAAGGCTTCGAGGTGCCGCGAGGCAAAGCCGTGGCCGCTCTGGATGCCGATGCCCTGAAGTTTCCGCTCACGGTGCGGGCCTGGCAGGAAGGCGACTGGTTTATGCCCATCGGTATGAAGGGCAAGAAGAAGCTCTCCGACTTCCTCATCGACCAGAAAGTGCCCCTCAACCTCAAAGACAACGTGCAGGTGCTGGTTTCCGGCGACGGTAAAATTGCCTGGGTTATCGGCTTCCGCCCCGACGACCGGTTCAAGGTGACCGAAGAAACCGAGCGGGTGCTGGTGGTGAAGCGGATGTAA
- a CDS encoding GLPGLI family protein, producing the protein MKHCIIVILLLAFHAKHNLIAQTDPSNSTSRSITCIYKLTYQPDSLNNDRKTELMSLTINPNLSKFESQYSYKADSIMESVNFSQASVDLLGTYLKTGFSYELYKLSSPKTIRYYDKIGRKRYEIAQQRTDMRWQTTTTTKKIAGYSCRKAITTFAGRHWEAWFTTEVPVSEGPYKFSGLPGLIIEIYDTKNNYHFALISLKNKVNSPALTPPTNLLKTNETTFKKAKQDYLLQGVTTVIKNNSSNSPADVQKQLQAYKDKAARRNNPIELK; encoded by the coding sequence ATGAAACACTGCATCATAGTTATACTCCTTCTTGCATTTCATGCGAAACACAACTTAATCGCACAGACAGATCCATCTAATTCGACATCAAGATCAATTACTTGTATATATAAATTAACTTATCAGCCTGACTCATTGAATAATGACAGAAAAACAGAATTGATGTCACTTACTATTAACCCTAACTTATCTAAGTTTGAAAGTCAGTATTCCTATAAAGCAGACTCTATTATGGAAAGTGTAAACTTTAGCCAGGCATCTGTTGACTTATTGGGAACCTATCTTAAAACAGGCTTCTCCTATGAGCTATACAAGTTGTCGTCGCCCAAAACCATAAGATATTATGATAAGATCGGCAGGAAGCGTTATGAAATAGCTCAACAACGCACGGATATGAGGTGGCAAACCACAACTACCACCAAAAAAATAGCAGGCTATAGTTGCCGAAAAGCTATTACCACTTTTGCGGGCCGACACTGGGAAGCATGGTTTACTACTGAAGTTCCCGTATCAGAAGGACCTTATAAATTCAGCGGACTGCCAGGTTTGATTATTGAGATATACGACACCAAAAACAACTATCATTTTGCCCTGATTAGCCTAAAAAATAAAGTAAACTCACCTGCTCTAACCCCGCCCACCAACCTGCTAAAAACTAACGAAACCACTTTCAAGAAGGCAAAGCAAGATTATTTACTTCAAGGTGTAACTACAGTAATAAAAAATAATTCCAGCAACTCTCCAGCAGATGTACAAAAGCAGCTTCAGGCGTATAAAGACAAGGCTGCCCGGCGAAATAACCCTATCGAGTTGAAATAG
- a CDS encoding carboxypeptidase regulatory-like domain-containing protein codes for MPGKLLLTAAVLLGLCWHSAAQTTLTGTITDTQRQPIPGALVEVQPLPALNESAVAVTDEAGRFTVRLPFTADSVLLSARSLSFREQTRRLRNQSQAVTLALPASTTALKEVTIKAPPIRREGDTLSYRVSAFTEQKDRVLADVLKKLPGVEVEADGRILYEGRPIQKFYINGADLLENRYSQASNNLPAEAVQDVQVLKRHQPIAALRGVQSTEQASLNISLKKKVTATGQARLGLGAAPLLWNANLSPMLFTPQQQLLDTYQTNNTGQDVAAELRPLGFDDLQRLREPGLRKPELTGIQDLGAPPLPASRWLFNRVHLLSANHLVPFSKEAQLCLNASYLTDEQTRTGTTRTRYTLPDGRVITLREDKRNMLRPRQLTIDLAYIRNVQQYYLKNTLSLVRSWDEQTGLLTRGPNGAEVLRQQARNPFSSLSNRLALVRPAGRGRMVQVSSEIALAGSPQRLLVEPGPLPEVLAGGQPYAQAVQDARQRSFYTSNSAALLWGRAHWHYTATAGFTQEIQGLTSELGVSSGAEAPTPDTLRNRLRAHQAHYYLRPALEYKTARWHLEAEAPLSYRTFRATDAPLAAAQHRRWFTLEPQVSGRYELSGLWNARASAELTNQPGSPEQLYYGYLLRDYRTLQRNAAPLTQERVVSSRLGLYYENPLTSWFYQATYSFSSSTRNQLLRSLVRPDGTLTTVAVARRATAPRHTLAAQASKFISPWKTTFTLQLSGTVSRQPLLLNATPTTTRNQSGTVRLRANAAAFSWGSLEYAGLLTVLRSRVGAAAQPTTRLQEHRASLALYPTERHQLLFATEYYQNTGTGATIRTFFADASYRYTLPTARKLDVELKASNLLNSRAYQYAFVYDFVLVQNEYELRPRQLLVSVRASF; via the coding sequence ATGCCAGGCAAGCTTCTACTGACAGCGGCTGTACTGCTGGGGCTCTGCTGGCACTCTGCTGCCCAAACCACCCTTACGGGCACCATCACCGACACGCAGCGCCAGCCTATTCCGGGGGCGCTGGTGGAGGTGCAGCCCCTACCGGCCCTGAATGAGTCGGCGGTGGCCGTCACGGATGAGGCCGGCCGCTTCACGGTGCGCCTGCCGTTTACTGCCGACTCGGTGTTGCTGAGTGCCCGCTCCCTGAGCTTCCGGGAGCAGACGCGGCGGCTGCGCAACCAGTCGCAGGCGGTTACCCTGGCCCTGCCGGCCAGTACCACCGCGCTTAAGGAAGTCACCATCAAGGCCCCGCCCATCCGGCGGGAGGGCGACACGCTAAGCTACCGCGTGTCGGCGTTTACCGAGCAGAAGGATCGGGTACTTGCCGACGTGCTCAAAAAGCTGCCGGGCGTGGAGGTAGAGGCCGACGGGCGCATTCTGTACGAGGGCCGACCCATTCAGAAGTTCTACATCAACGGCGCCGATTTGCTGGAAAACCGCTACAGCCAGGCCAGCAACAACCTGCCCGCCGAGGCCGTGCAGGACGTGCAGGTGCTGAAGCGCCACCAGCCCATTGCGGCCCTGCGCGGGGTGCAGAGCACGGAGCAGGCCTCCCTCAACATCAGTCTGAAAAAGAAGGTAACGGCCACCGGGCAGGCCCGGCTGGGGCTGGGCGCGGCCCCGCTGCTCTGGAACGCCAACCTCTCGCCCATGCTGTTCACGCCCCAACAGCAGCTGCTGGATACCTACCAGACCAACAATACCGGCCAGGACGTAGCCGCCGAGCTCAGGCCCCTGGGCTTCGACGACCTGCAGCGGCTGCGGGAGCCCGGCCTGCGCAAACCCGAGCTGACGGGCATTCAGGACCTGGGGGCACCGCCGCTGCCGGCCAGCCGGTGGCTGTTCAACCGCGTGCACCTGCTGAGCGCCAACCATCTGGTGCCCTTCAGCAAGGAAGCCCAGCTCTGCCTCAACGCCTCCTACCTCACCGACGAGCAGACGCGCACCGGCACCACCCGCACCCGCTACACCCTGCCCGATGGCCGCGTCATTACGCTCCGGGAAGACAAGCGCAACATGCTGCGCCCCCGTCAGCTCACCATCGACCTGGCCTACATCCGCAACGTACAGCAGTACTACCTCAAGAACACGCTCAGCCTCGTGCGGAGCTGGGACGAGCAAACCGGCCTGCTCACGCGCGGCCCCAACGGGGCCGAGGTTTTGCGCCAACAGGCTCGCAACCCGTTCAGCAGCCTCAGCAACCGGCTGGCACTGGTGCGGCCCGCCGGCCGTGGGCGCATGGTGCAGGTCAGCTCTGAAATAGCCCTGGCTGGTAGTCCGCAGAGGCTCTTGGTGGAGCCGGGGCCCCTGCCGGAGGTTCTGGCGGGTGGGCAGCCCTACGCCCAAGCCGTGCAGGATGCCCGGCAGCGCAGTTTCTATACCAGCAACTCGGCGGCGCTGCTGTGGGGGCGGGCGCACTGGCACTATACAGCCACGGCTGGCTTCACCCAGGAAATTCAGGGGCTGACTTCGGAGCTGGGTGTATCATCGGGGGCCGAAGCGCCTACCCCCGATACGCTGCGCAACCGCCTCCGCGCCCACCAGGCTCACTACTACCTGCGGCCGGCGCTGGAATACAAAACCGCCCGGTGGCATCTGGAAGCCGAAGCCCCGCTGAGCTACCGCACCTTCCGGGCCACCGACGCCCCGCTGGCCGCCGCCCAGCACCGCCGCTGGTTTACGCTGGAGCCCCAGGTTTCGGGACGCTACGAGCTGAGCGGACTGTGGAACGCCAGGGCCAGCGCCGAGCTGACCAACCAGCCCGGCAGCCCGGAGCAGCTGTACTACGGCTACCTGCTGCGCGACTACCGCACTCTGCAGCGCAACGCGGCGCCTCTCACCCAGGAGCGGGTTGTTAGTTCGCGCCTGGGACTGTACTACGAAAACCCCTTGACCTCGTGGTTTTACCAGGCCACGTACAGTTTCAGCAGCAGCACCCGCAACCAGCTGCTGCGCAGCCTGGTGCGCCCCGATGGCACCCTGACCACCGTGGCCGTGGCCCGGCGCGCCACGGCGCCCCGGCACACCCTGGCGGCCCAGGCCAGCAAGTTCATCAGCCCCTGGAAAACTACCTTCACGCTGCAGCTCAGCGGCACGGTCAGCCGGCAACCCCTACTCCTCAACGCTACCCCCACCACCACCCGCAACCAGTCGGGTACGGTGCGGCTGCGGGCTAATGCGGCGGCTTTCAGCTGGGGGAGCCTGGAATATGCGGGGCTGCTGACGGTACTGCGGAGCCGGGTGGGCGCGGCCGCCCAGCCCACCACGCGGCTGCAGGAGCACCGCGCCAGCCTGGCCCTCTACCCCACCGAGCGGCATCAGCTGCTCTTCGCCACCGAATACTACCAGAACACGGGCACCGGCGCCACCATCCGCACGTTTTTTGCCGACGCCAGCTACCGCTACACCCTACCCACGGCCCGCAAGCTCGATGTGGAGCTAAAGGCCAGTAACCTGCTCAACAGCCGGGCTTACCAGTACGCCTTCGTGTACGACTTCGTGCTGGTGCAGAACGAGTATGAACTGCGGCCCCGGCAGCTGCTGGTTTCGGTCCGGGCTTCTTTCTAG
- the mdh gene encoding malate dehydrogenase, which yields MKVTVVGAGNVGATCADVLATREIANEIVLVDIKEGFAEGKALDIWQKAPIIGYDSRTVGVTGDYSRTADSDVVVITSGLPRKPGMSRDDLISTNAGIVKTVTEQVVKYSPNAIIIVVSNPLDVMTYQAHLTSGLPREKVFGMAGILDTARYRAFLAEALNVSPKDIQAVLMGGHGDTMVPLPRYTTVGGIPVTELIGKQELDAIVQRTAVGGGELVKLMGTSAWYAPGAAAAQMVEAIVRDQRRVFPVCIELQGEYGINGVYLGAPVILGRNGIEKVIELQLNDEEKALLETSRGHVKEVMDALDNMSKASA from the coding sequence ATGAAAGTTACCGTAGTTGGAGCCGGCAACGTGGGCGCAACCTGCGCCGATGTACTGGCCACCCGCGAAATTGCCAACGAAATTGTTTTGGTTGACATTAAGGAAGGTTTCGCCGAAGGCAAAGCCCTCGACATCTGGCAAAAAGCCCCCATCATCGGCTACGATTCCCGCACTGTAGGCGTAACCGGCGACTACAGCCGCACCGCCGACTCTGACGTGGTAGTAATTACCTCGGGCCTGCCCCGCAAGCCCGGCATGAGCCGCGACGACCTGATTTCGACCAACGCCGGCATCGTGAAAACGGTAACCGAGCAGGTAGTGAAATACTCGCCCAACGCCATCATCATTGTGGTGAGCAACCCGCTCGACGTGATGACCTACCAGGCCCACCTCACCTCGGGCCTGCCCCGCGAGAAGGTGTTTGGCATGGCCGGCATTCTGGACACGGCCCGCTACCGCGCCTTCCTGGCCGAAGCTCTCAACGTAAGCCCCAAGGACATTCAGGCCGTGCTCATGGGCGGCCACGGCGACACCATGGTGCCCCTGCCCCGCTACACTACGGTAGGCGGCATTCCGGTAACGGAACTTATCGGCAAACAGGAGCTGGACGCCATTGTGCAGCGCACGGCCGTAGGCGGCGGCGAGCTGGTGAAGCTGATGGGCACCTCGGCCTGGTATGCGCCCGGCGCGGCGGCCGCCCAGATGGTAGAAGCCATCGTGCGCGACCAGCGCCGCGTGTTCCCGGTGTGCATTGAATTGCAGGGCGAGTACGGCATCAATGGCGTGTACCTGGGTGCTCCGGTTATCCTGGGCCGCAACGGCATTGAGAAGGTAATTGAGCTGCAGCTGAACGACGAGGAAAAAGCTCTGCTGGAAACCTCACGCGGCCACGTAAAAGAGGTAATGGACGCCCTCGACAACATGAGCAAGGCTTCAGCCTAA
- a CDS encoding rhomboid family intramembrane serine protease — protein sequence MSILTDIRTAFSRRDNALIQLLLLNGLVFVALVLIETVMKLSGTYAAYYPNVVRQLQLPSDLAALLRHPWTLLTYAFTHEGFLHILFNLLNLYWFGALIREYLGDRRLVSLYILGALAGAVVFLLAFNLIPALDRPGGVSLLGASAAVTAVIMAAATLLPEYTFMLFLFGAVRIKYIAAVVILLSFIAINQGNEGGGLAHIGGAILGYVFIKQLQAGRDLGRPVQAIGDWFTRLVTGRPNLRVTRGGASPAPAAAAPKKGVLAKPEQDEIDLILDKISRSGYESLSKDEKQKLFRASQR from the coding sequence ATGAGTATTCTGACCGATATCCGGACTGCTTTCAGCCGCCGCGACAACGCCCTGATTCAGCTGCTGCTGCTGAACGGGCTGGTGTTTGTGGCCCTGGTGCTGATTGAAACCGTGATGAAGCTGAGCGGCACGTACGCAGCTTACTACCCCAATGTAGTCCGGCAACTGCAGCTGCCTTCTGACCTGGCCGCTTTGCTGCGCCACCCCTGGACCCTGCTCACCTACGCCTTCACTCACGAAGGCTTCCTGCACATTCTGTTCAATCTGCTGAACCTGTACTGGTTCGGCGCCTTGATTCGGGAGTACCTCGGCGACCGGCGCCTCGTGAGCCTGTATATTCTGGGGGCCTTGGCCGGAGCGGTGGTATTTCTGCTGGCGTTCAACCTGATTCCGGCTCTGGACCGGCCCGGGGGCGTGTCGTTGCTGGGCGCCTCGGCGGCCGTAACGGCCGTTATTATGGCGGCGGCCACGCTGCTGCCCGAGTACACGTTTATGCTTTTCCTCTTCGGGGCCGTACGCATCAAGTACATTGCGGCCGTGGTTATTCTGCTGTCCTTCATAGCCATCAACCAGGGCAATGAGGGCGGCGGACTGGCCCACATCGGCGGGGCTATACTGGGCTACGTCTTCATTAAGCAGCTGCAGGCCGGCCGCGACCTGGGCCGCCCCGTGCAGGCCATCGGCGACTGGTTTACCCGCCTCGTGACGGGCCGGCCCAACTTGCGCGTAACCCGCGGCGGTGCGTCTCCGGCTCCAGCGGCTGCCGCGCCCAAAAAGGGAGTGCTGGCCAAGCCCGAGCAGGACGAAATCGACTTGATTCTGGACAAGATTTCGCGCTCCGGCTACGAAAGCCTTTCCAAGGATGAAAAGCAGAAGCTGTTCCGGGCCAGCCAGCGGTAA
- a CDS encoding rhomboid family intramembrane serine protease, translating to MFQFTPMVRNLLIANVVVFFLSLQLGGLNFLALYPLDNPNFKPWQLATYMFMHANIGHIFSNMLGLISLGPLLEQRWGAKRFLTYWLICGLGAGILYNGLRTYELRRMQHDIEVFQQEPSDLHLQDFVDHNVSDNAEAYQPVIRQLHQTPDDQRLIQGVVTSMQAAYSDSVRYPMVGASGALFGIMLAFAFFFPNTELMVFPLPIPIKAKYFVVLYGLYEFYFGVHRVPGDNVAHFAHLGGMLVGLVVLLFWQRNRTRLY from the coding sequence ATGTTTCAGTTTACCCCCATGGTCCGCAACCTGCTCATCGCCAACGTGGTGGTGTTCTTTCTGAGTTTGCAGCTCGGCGGTCTCAATTTCCTGGCGCTCTACCCCCTCGATAACCCCAATTTCAAGCCCTGGCAGTTGGCGACCTATATGTTCATGCACGCCAACATCGGGCACATCTTCTCCAACATGCTGGGTCTGATTTCGCTGGGTCCCCTGCTGGAGCAGCGCTGGGGGGCCAAGCGCTTCCTGACGTATTGGCTGATTTGTGGCCTCGGAGCCGGCATCCTATACAATGGCCTGCGCACCTACGAGCTGCGCCGCATGCAGCACGACATCGAGGTGTTTCAGCAGGAACCCTCCGACCTGCACCTGCAGGATTTCGTGGACCACAACGTGTCGGATAACGCCGAGGCTTACCAGCCTGTTATCCGGCAGCTGCACCAAACCCCCGACGACCAGCGCCTGATTCAAGGGGTAGTAACTTCTATGCAGGCTGCTTATTCGGATAGTGTGCGTTACCCCATGGTGGGGGCCTCGGGGGCGCTGTTTGGGATTATGCTGGCTTTTGCCTTCTTCTTCCCGAACACGGAGCTGATGGTTTTCCCGCTGCCTATTCCCATCAAGGCCAAATATTTCGTAGTGCTCTACGGCCTCTACGAGTTTTACTTTGGTGTGCACCGCGTACCTGGCGACAATGTGGCGCACTTTGCTCACCTGGGCGGAATGCTGGTGGGGCTGGTGGTGTTGCTGTTCTGGCAGCGCAACCGCACCCGCCTGTACTAA